From Canis lupus baileyi chromosome 16, mCanLup2.hap1, whole genome shotgun sequence, a single genomic window includes:
- the LOC140606473 gene encoding phosphatidylcholine transfer protein isoform X2, whose translation MDLDYRKQWDQYVKELYEKECNGETVVYWQVKYPFPMSNRDYIYIRQRRDLDLDGRKIHVILAQSTSVPQIAERSGVVRVNQYKQSLAIESDGKKGSKVFMYYFDNPGGQIPSWLINWVAKSGVPNFLKDMGKACQNYLKKT comes from the exons ATGGACTTAGACTACAGAAAACAGTGGGACCAATATGTTAAAG AACTCTATGAAAAGGAATGCAATGGAGAAACCGTGGTCTACTGGCAAGTGAAGTACCCTTTTCCCATGTCCAACCGAGAC TACATCTACATCCGGCAGCGACGAGACCTGGACTTGGACGGGAGGAAGATCCACGTGATCCTGGCTCAGAGCACCTCTGTGCCTCAGATTGCTGAGAGGTCTGGTGTGGTCCGGGTGAATCAGTACAAGCAGAGCCTGGCAATCGAGAGTGATGGCAAGAAGGGAAGCAAAG TTTTCATGTATTACTTCGATAACCCGGGTGGCCAAATTCCGTCCTGGCTCATTAACTGGGTCGCCAAG AGTGGTGTTCCTAACTTCCTGAAAGATATGGGGAAAGCCTGTCAAAACTACCTCAAGAAAACCTAA